One genomic window of Phycisphaerales bacterium includes the following:
- a CDS encoding RNA polymerase sigma factor: MSASVAGPIPFEAPLHGRPGVPVDNLSDQELSELAKEGSVAAYNVLVTRYQDRVYRFLLRRTGSSAEAEDVAQDTFLRAWQKLHTYEPERPLAPWLLTIAARLAASAARRRARVRVAPESAIGYVDAAAPSLEPANPDAGHDRKRIWKIAESVLNRDQLTAVWLRYVEGLSPAQIARVMDKSGVAVRVMLLRSRNVLGEALRERAVDIASPHKDIPAKNSH, translated from the coding sequence ATGTCCGCGTCCGTTGCTGGCCCCATTCCGTTCGAAGCCCCGCTGCACGGGCGGCCCGGCGTACCGGTCGACAACCTGAGCGATCAGGAGCTGTCTGAACTGGCCAAGGAAGGGTCGGTCGCTGCGTACAACGTGCTCGTGACCCGCTATCAGGACCGCGTCTATCGCTTCCTGCTCCGGCGGACGGGCTCGTCGGCCGAGGCCGAGGACGTCGCCCAGGACACGTTCCTGCGTGCCTGGCAGAAGCTGCACACCTACGAGCCCGAGCGCCCGCTGGCGCCGTGGCTGCTGACGATCGCCGCTCGGTTGGCCGCGTCGGCGGCTCGACGCCGCGCCCGCGTGCGCGTCGCGCCCGAGTCGGCCATCGGCTACGTCGATGCCGCGGCTCCGAGCCTCGAGCCGGCCAATCCCGACGCGGGTCACGATCGCAAGCGGATCTGGAAGATCGCCGAATCGGTGCTGAATCGCGACCAGCTCACGGCCGTGTGGCTCCGGTACGTCGAGGGCCTGAGCCCCGCACAGATCGCCCGCGTGATGGACAAGTCGGGCGTGGCGGTCCGGGTCATGCTGCTGCGTTCGCGGAACGTCTTGGGCGAGGCCCTCCGTGAGCGTGCGGTCGACATCGCGTCGCCCCATAAGGACATTCCCGCAAAGAATTCGCACTGA
- a CDS encoding dihydroorotate dehydrogenase translates to MPDPSESTRQPEPAPQGPPPKGPMAVDLAGLELQSPIILAAGTAGYADEILDVLPSRVLGAVTSKSITAQPREGHPTWRMVPLRGGMLNAIGLANTGIDRFAEHVAPSHKLARNDVRLIGSVAGDTIDGYVRVVAEMDGLDGVDAVELNVSCPNVHGGADFGVDPAALSDLVAAARAALPSKPLIVKLPPIAAGMPGIVAVARSAIEALGRPGGPNERPGADVLCLANTTPAMAIDVQTRRPRITNTTGGLSGPAVHAIVVKLIHDAYRSIARDEGVPIIGLGGVTNWREAAEFVLAGASAVGVGTGAMADPSCPARIYKGLQRWTERMGAIKLTELVGAVELD, encoded by the coding sequence GTGCCCGACCCATCCGAATCGACGCGTCAGCCCGAGCCAGCGCCCCAGGGGCCACCGCCCAAGGGGCCCATGGCCGTCGACCTAGCCGGCCTCGAACTCCAGAGCCCCATCATCCTCGCCGCGGGCACCGCCGGCTATGCCGACGAGATCCTCGACGTGCTGCCGTCACGGGTCTTGGGCGCTGTCACCAGCAAGTCGATCACCGCCCAGCCGCGCGAGGGCCACCCGACGTGGCGCATGGTGCCCCTGCGTGGCGGCATGCTCAACGCCATCGGGCTGGCCAACACCGGCATCGATCGGTTTGCCGAGCACGTCGCGCCCAGCCACAAGCTCGCGCGAAACGACGTCCGGCTCATCGGCTCGGTCGCCGGCGACACCATCGACGGATACGTCCGCGTCGTCGCCGAGATGGACGGGCTCGACGGCGTCGACGCGGTCGAGCTCAACGTCTCGTGCCCCAACGTGCACGGCGGCGCCGACTTCGGCGTCGATCCGGCAGCGCTGTCCGACCTCGTCGCCGCCGCACGCGCCGCGCTGCCCAGCAAGCCGCTCATCGTTAAGCTGCCGCCGATCGCCGCCGGCATGCCGGGCATCGTGGCCGTCGCGAGGTCAGCGATCGAGGCCCTCGGCCGACCCGGAGGGCCGAATGAACGCCCGGGTGCCGACGTGCTGTGCCTTGCGAACACGACCCCAGCGATGGCGATCGACGTGCAAACGCGCAGGCCGCGCATCACGAACACCACCGGCGGGCTGTCGGGGCCCGCGGTGCACGCCATCGTCGTCAAGCTCATCCACGACGCCTACCGGTCCATCGCCAGAGACGAGGGCGTGCCCATCATCGGGCTGGGCGGCGTCACGAATTGGCGCGAGGCCGCCGAGTTCGTGCTCGCCGGTGCCTCGGCCGTTGGCGTCGGCACGGGCGCGATGGCCGATCCGAGCTGCCCGGCTCGCATCTACAAGGGCCTGCAGCGCTGGACCGAGCGCATGGGCGCCATCAAGCTCACCGAACTGGTCGGAGCCGTCGAACTCGATTGA
- a CDS encoding NAD-dependent epimerase/dehydratase family protein, with the protein MSENPDIRLSPTALEPTAGLESAVAHGAPRRQAILLTGAGGEVGHGLIHRLSESTDTPIVAFDLRPIHDELASRCHAVFTGDVRDPFAIASILAHYEITEVYHLAALLSSTGERNPSLAHEVNTQGTMNLLRLLAEQARATTRPVRFIYPSSIAVYGLPSEAEKQRAGAVAEDDYLNPITMYGVNKLCCEHLGRYYAEHFQLLDRGDAPATIDFRCVRYPGLISPHTAPSGGTSDYGPLMLHAAAKGDEAVCFVPEHARLPFMLMADAVDATLALARADGLSRRVYNVASFAPTAGEIAVAIAAHFPGFRPRYDIHPGRARIVASWPGDVDRSAAARDLGVQTHRDFAETLRDDLLPAVQEMYGR; encoded by the coding sequence GTGAGCGAGAACCCCGACATCCGGCTGTCCCCGACCGCCCTGGAGCCCACCGCGGGCCTCGAGTCCGCCGTCGCCCACGGCGCACCCCGGCGGCAGGCGATCCTGCTCACCGGCGCGGGCGGCGAGGTCGGCCACGGCCTCATCCACCGCCTCAGCGAGTCGACCGACACGCCCATCGTCGCCTTCGACCTGCGCCCCATCCACGACGAACTCGCCAGCCGATGCCACGCCGTCTTCACCGGCGACGTGCGCGATCCCTTCGCCATCGCTTCCATCCTCGCCCACTACGAGATCACCGAGGTCTACCACCTCGCCGCGCTGCTCAGCTCGACGGGCGAGCGCAACCCTTCCCTCGCCCACGAGGTGAACACCCAGGGCACCATGAACCTCCTGCGGCTGCTCGCCGAGCAGGCTCGCGCCACGACGCGCCCGGTGAGGTTCATCTACCCCAGTTCCATCGCCGTGTACGGCTTGCCCAGCGAGGCCGAGAAGCAGCGAGCCGGCGCCGTCGCCGAAGACGACTACCTCAACCCCATCACCATGTACGGCGTCAACAAGCTGTGCTGCGAGCACCTGGGCCGCTACTACGCCGAGCACTTCCAGTTGCTCGATCGCGGCGACGCGCCCGCGACCATCGACTTCCGCTGCGTGCGATACCCAGGCCTGATCAGTCCGCACACGGCGCCCAGCGGCGGCACGAGCGACTACGGCCCCCTGATGCTCCACGCCGCGGCCAAGGGCGACGAGGCCGTCTGCTTCGTGCCCGAGCACGCCAGGCTGCCGTTCATGCTCATGGCCGACGCCGTCGACGCGACCCTCGCCCTGGCCCGAGCCGACGGCCTGTCGCGCAGGGTCTACAACGTCGCGAGCTTCGCGCCCACGGCTGGGGAGATCGCCGTCGCCATCGCCGCCCACTTCCCGGGCTTCCGCCCGCGGTACGACATCCACCCCGGCCGGGCCCGCATCGTCGCGAGCTGGCCCGGCGACGTGGATCGCTCGGCCGCGGCGCGAGACCTGGGCGTCCAGACCCACCGCGACTTCGCCGAGACGCTCCGGGACGACCTGCTGCCGGCCGTACAGGAAATGTATGGTAGGTAA
- a CDS encoding ferric reductase-like transmembrane domain-containing protein: MSVQYRAVNWTRHKVVYDLVLAGACVAFVGVFMVMSMVVHPPPNEVSPPILVMRALGTLAIVLLHVVLAIGPLARLWPRTTFLLANRRHLGVATFLVAGLHAFVVYGFYGGFGVENPVLAVLVRPDGSVGFEFVGFLALLVLLVMAATSHDFWLALLGHGVWKAMHMAVYVAYALVVAHVVFGVLRSEKSLVFPLLLLGGALVLGGLHLVAGGREWRRDAASSDESEDGWIDVGDPHEIPDKRARVVCLGSGNRVAVFRDGDRLSALSNVCAHQGGPLGEGEILDGCATCPWHGYQYHTENGQSPPPYTEKIPTYELRVRGGRVEVNPRPNEPGTPTTPVSITEGGAS; this comes from the coding sequence GTGAGCGTGCAGTACCGGGCCGTGAATTGGACGCGGCACAAGGTCGTGTACGACCTGGTGCTCGCGGGCGCGTGCGTCGCGTTCGTCGGCGTGTTCATGGTGATGAGCATGGTGGTGCACCCGCCGCCGAACGAGGTGTCGCCGCCGATCCTGGTGATGCGGGCGCTCGGGACGCTGGCGATCGTGCTGCTGCACGTGGTGCTGGCGATCGGACCGCTGGCGAGGCTCTGGCCACGCACGACGTTCCTGCTGGCAAACCGCCGGCACCTGGGCGTCGCGACGTTCCTGGTGGCCGGGCTGCATGCGTTCGTGGTGTACGGGTTCTACGGCGGCTTCGGCGTCGAGAACCCGGTGCTCGCGGTGCTCGTACGGCCCGACGGGAGCGTGGGCTTCGAGTTCGTCGGTTTTCTCGCGCTGCTCGTGCTGCTGGTGATGGCGGCGACGAGCCACGACTTCTGGCTGGCGCTCCTCGGGCACGGCGTGTGGAAGGCGATGCACATGGCCGTGTACGTGGCGTATGCGCTGGTGGTCGCGCACGTGGTGTTCGGCGTGCTGCGGAGCGAGAAGTCGCTCGTGTTTCCTTTGCTGCTCCTTGGTGGTGCGTTGGTGCTCGGTGGCTTGCACCTGGTTGCCGGGGGCCGCGAGTGGCGGCGCGATGCGGCATCGTCGGACGAATCTGAGGATGGCTGGATCGACGTCGGCGATCCGCACGAGATTCCCGACAAGCGGGCGCGCGTCGTGTGCCTGGGGTCGGGCAATCGCGTGGCGGTGTTCCGGGATGGCGATCGGCTGTCGGCCCTGAGCAACGTGTGTGCGCACCAGGGGGGGCCGCTGGGCGAGGGCGAGATCCTCGACGGCTGCGCGACCTGCCCGTGGCACGGGTACCAGTACCACACGGAGAACGGCCAGAGCCCGCCGCCCTACACCGAGAAGATTCCGACGTACGAGCTGCGCGTGCGCGGCGGGCGCGTGGAGGTGAACCCCAGGCCGAACGAGCCCGGCACGCCGACCACGCCGGTAAGCATCACCGAAGGGGGTGCGTCGTGA
- a CDS encoding FG-GAP repeat protein: protein MRYARIAASLATTAGLAAFAQAQTQCSSEDAKVTPASVATDDDFGASFDAAAAGFGVVGAPIGGADGAGRAFIYAINPTVPQLQFTLAPNDGENADRFGADVAADNALALVGAPFENELGPAAGAAYLFLRSTGAQIDKLTASDGRGLDLFGGAVDIDFDRAVVGASDKSSSTGAVYVFEIVGLDAVERFKLTASDAAAVDRFGSSVAIDGGGVTAGEVGYALIGAIGNDDMGASSGSAYLFNIETGLETAKIVPADATTGNNFGFVVDLLIEGDVALAAIASDTSNPDGSTGSVYLYDVSDRANPVQLSKVLPTDPIGVGGFGISVSLTEDLLLVGASSGETTLAGTAYAFDISDPANPVQTSIIRPADAIPFARFGTSSALYQSPSGLRVLAGAPSANSGDPVPGTPNTGALYALTVSGCRPDIDGDCLLTIFDFLGFQNLFDAGDLAADFDGDGSLTIFDFLAFQNAFDAGCGG from the coding sequence ATGCGTTACGCCAGAATCGCCGCCAGCCTCGCCACCACAGCCGGCCTTGCCGCTTTCGCCCAAGCCCAGACCCAGTGCAGCAGCGAGGACGCCAAGGTTACGCCGGCCTCCGTCGCCACCGATGATGACTTCGGGGCGTCGTTCGATGCCGCGGCCGCCGGCTTCGGCGTCGTTGGAGCACCAATCGGTGGCGCCGATGGCGCGGGCCGGGCCTTCATCTACGCGATCAACCCCACCGTGCCCCAGCTCCAGTTCACGCTCGCGCCGAACGACGGCGAAAATGCCGACCGATTCGGTGCGGACGTGGCCGCCGACAACGCCCTCGCGCTCGTCGGCGCGCCGTTCGAGAACGAACTGGGTCCGGCCGCTGGTGCCGCCTACCTCTTCCTTCGCTCCACGGGCGCCCAGATCGACAAGCTGACCGCTAGCGATGGCAGGGGCCTCGACCTCTTCGGCGGCGCCGTCGACATCGACTTCGATCGCGCGGTTGTCGGTGCATCGGATAAGAGCAGTTCCACCGGCGCGGTGTACGTCTTTGAGATCGTTGGCTTGGATGCGGTCGAGCGGTTCAAGCTGACCGCGTCCGATGCGGCCGCCGTCGACCGCTTTGGCAGCTCGGTCGCGATCGATGGCGGCGGCGTGACGGCCGGCGAAGTGGGCTACGCGCTCATCGGCGCGATCGGCAACGACGACATGGGCGCGAGTTCGGGGTCGGCGTACCTCTTCAACATCGAGACGGGCCTCGAGACCGCCAAGATCGTGCCCGCCGATGCGACGACCGGCAACAACTTCGGCTTCGTCGTCGATTTGTTGATCGAAGGCGACGTCGCCCTGGCCGCCATCGCCTCGGACACCAGCAACCCCGACGGCAGTACCGGTTCGGTCTACCTCTATGACGTGAGCGATCGGGCCAACCCGGTCCAATTGTCGAAGGTCCTTCCGACCGATCCCATCGGGGTCGGCGGCTTCGGCATCTCGGTCTCGCTGACCGAGGACCTACTGCTCGTGGGTGCCAGCTCCGGCGAGACCACGCTCGCTGGCACGGCCTACGCGTTTGACATCAGCGACCCGGCCAACCCGGTACAGACCTCGATCATTCGACCAGCCGACGCAATCCCGTTCGCCCGATTCGGTACGTCCTCGGCGTTGTACCAAAGCCCGAGCGGACTGCGCGTGCTCGCGGGTGCGCCCTCGGCCAACAGCGGAGATCCGGTCCCGGGCACGCCCAATACCGGCGCTCTCTATGCACTGACCGTCAGCGGATGCCGCCCGGACATCGACGGCGACTGCCTGCTCACGATCTTCGACTTCCTGGGCTTCCAGAACCTGTTCGACGCGGGCGACCTCGCGGCGGACTTCGACGGCGACGGCTCGCTCACCATCTTCGACTTCCTCGCGTTCCAGAACGCCTTCGACGCGGGCTGCGGGGGCTGA
- a CDS encoding DNA topoisomerase VI subunit B produces the protein MLATKKTPSKPASRSRATAETMAGKQRDISVSEFFAKNRHLLGFDNPRKALLTTVKEAVDNALDACEEAGILPDIEVLIEELSAPPSTSKPGRYAVTITDNGPGIVRKQVENIFGRLLYGSKFHRMKMSRGQQGIGISAAGMYGLMTTGKPMVITTKPGKRKAAHHLELAMDTTKNKPEVTIDVETDDFPETSSGTGTRVRIEMEARYQRGKTSVEAYLEQTAIANPHAQITFIPPEKAAGGPALEVDDVSTELSHTTELADRYVFPRAVEELPPETEEIKPHPYGVELGNFLRMLKSTNEKQLTGFFKNEFSRVPPAIVKDVTAKATTKGKTLTGQTYVKTVDHDAAERLYRALQDSKLRAPPTDCLAPIGVRQMLSGLLKGVKAEFYAASTRDPAVYRGNPFQIEAAIAFGGDLPGDEPARVIRFANRVPLLYQQSACCSFKAVVETGWKNYSLSQPRGALPVGPMVIMVHMASVWVPFTSESKEAIADYDEIRKEMRLALQECGRKLGTYLRRRQKMRREGQRRDVFARYIAEIARSTSALTGEDEGALLDALLKQAQARTAIADAELDEDGNFVKKDKGASDDDGVIIVDSESRPSQVEAKSNGQATKAAESDAGRGLFGGDEESVPVRRKKNGKKTGKKVGKKTSVSRK, from the coding sequence ATGTTGGCGACGAAGAAGACTCCCAGCAAGCCAGCCAGCAGGTCTCGCGCCACTGCCGAAACCATGGCGGGCAAGCAGCGCGACATCTCCGTCAGCGAGTTCTTCGCCAAGAACCGCCACCTGCTGGGCTTCGACAACCCGCGCAAGGCGCTGCTGACCACCGTCAAGGAGGCCGTGGATAACGCGCTGGACGCCTGCGAAGAAGCGGGCATCCTGCCGGACATCGAGGTCCTCATCGAGGAGCTTTCGGCCCCACCGAGCACGAGCAAGCCCGGGCGGTATGCCGTCACCATCACCGACAACGGGCCGGGCATCGTCCGCAAGCAGGTCGAGAACATCTTCGGCCGGCTGCTCTACGGCAGCAAGTTCCACCGCATGAAGATGAGTCGCGGCCAGCAGGGCATCGGCATCTCGGCGGCGGGCATGTATGGGTTGATGACGACGGGCAAGCCCATGGTCATCACGACCAAGCCGGGCAAGCGCAAGGCGGCACACCACCTCGAGCTGGCGATGGACACCACGAAGAACAAGCCCGAGGTGACCATCGACGTCGAGACGGATGACTTCCCCGAGACGTCGAGCGGCACAGGCACGCGCGTCCGCATCGAGATGGAGGCCCGCTACCAGCGCGGCAAGACCAGCGTCGAGGCGTACCTCGAGCAGACGGCCATCGCGAACCCGCACGCGCAGATCACGTTCATCCCGCCCGAGAAGGCGGCGGGCGGGCCGGCGCTCGAGGTTGACGACGTCTCGACCGAGCTTAGCCACACCACCGAGCTTGCCGATCGGTACGTTTTCCCGCGGGCCGTCGAGGAACTGCCGCCCGAGACCGAGGAGATCAAGCCTCACCCGTATGGCGTTGAGCTCGGCAACTTCTTGCGGATGCTCAAGAGCACGAACGAGAAGCAGCTGACCGGCTTCTTCAAGAACGAGTTCAGCCGCGTGCCGCCGGCCATCGTGAAGGACGTCACGGCCAAGGCAACGACCAAGGGCAAGACGCTCACCGGGCAGACGTACGTCAAGACCGTCGACCACGACGCGGCCGAGCGGTTGTACCGGGCGCTGCAGGACAGCAAGCTGCGGGCGCCGCCGACGGACTGCCTCGCGCCCATCGGCGTGCGGCAGATGCTCAGCGGGCTGCTCAAGGGCGTGAAGGCCGAGTTTTACGCGGCGAGCACCCGCGACCCGGCGGTGTACCGCGGCAACCCGTTCCAGATCGAGGCGGCGATCGCGTTCGGGGGCGACCTGCCGGGCGACGAGCCGGCCCGCGTCATCCGCTTTGCCAACCGCGTGCCGCTGCTGTATCAGCAGAGCGCATGCTGCTCGTTCAAGGCCGTCGTCGAGACGGGCTGGAAGAACTACAGCCTCAGCCAGCCGCGCGGGGCGCTGCCGGTGGGCCCGATGGTCATCATGGTGCACATGGCCAGCGTGTGGGTGCCCTTCACGAGCGAGAGCAAGGAGGCGATCGCCGACTACGACGAGATCCGTAAGGAGATGCGGCTGGCGCTGCAGGAGTGCGGGCGGAAGCTGGGGACGTACCTCCGCCGCCGGCAGAAGATGCGGCGCGAGGGCCAACGGCGCGACGTGTTCGCGCGATACATCGCCGAGATCGCGCGCTCGACGTCGGCCCTCACGGGCGAGGACGAGGGCGCGTTGCTCGACGCATTGCTGAAGCAAGCCCAGGCCCGGACGGCCATCGCCGACGCCGAGCTCGACGAGGACGGCAACTTCGTGAAGAAGGACAAGGGTGCCTCGGACGACGACGGCGTGATCATCGTCGACAGCGAGTCGAGGCCGTCGCAGGTGGAAGCGAAGTCGAACGGCCAAGCAACGAAAGCCGCCGAGTCCGACGCGGGCCGCGGGCTCTTCGGAGGTGATGAGGAGAGCGTGCCGGTGCGGCGGAAGAAGAACGGGAAGAAGACGGGCAAGAAGGTCGGGAAGAAAACAAGTGTGAGCCGGAAGTGA
- a CDS encoding DNA topoisomerase IV subunit A, protein MAKKTTKKVRSAPRKRSTEAKERDAKTQESLKALAGGIAKSALSGVEPTFDVPTRSSSNTTWNKKRGILQMGSAASTRQIFNLGQARKFMQSLRHAHGISRLIDQDKTTSLRGMFYTGLGDVHDAGGKKTGEKTFDDQTESDSILEDLEVTLGALREELHIFAKKRGAMVGNITIEDSGDTIDCRKMGSGGYAIPSICEPDRVKFGTCEADFVLHVEKDTVWQRFNEDRFWKTHNCILTEGSGQPPRGVRRLLHRLNKELGLPIICLLDCDPWGHYIYSVIKQGSISLAFESERLAIPDAKFLGIRSNDFERCNLSDSVQISLNDRDIARAKQIAAYPWFKDHKGWQKEIAKLLKNGFKLEVEALINIDISYVTETYVPERLAAEDWLD, encoded by the coding sequence ATGGCCAAGAAGACCACCAAGAAAGTCCGCTCCGCCCCGCGCAAGCGCTCGACCGAGGCCAAGGAGCGTGACGCCAAGACGCAGGAGTCGCTGAAGGCGTTGGCCGGCGGCATCGCCAAGAGCGCGCTCTCGGGCGTCGAGCCGACGTTCGACGTGCCCACGCGCTCGTCGAGCAATACCACCTGGAACAAGAAGCGCGGCATCCTGCAGATGGGCAGCGCGGCCAGCACGCGGCAGATCTTCAACCTCGGCCAGGCCCGCAAGTTCATGCAGAGCCTGCGCCACGCCCACGGCATCAGCCGCCTCATCGACCAGGACAAGACGACCAGCCTCCGCGGCATGTTCTATACCGGGCTGGGCGACGTGCACGACGCGGGCGGCAAGAAGACCGGCGAGAAGACTTTCGACGACCAGACCGAGAGCGATTCGATCCTCGAGGACCTGGAGGTCACGCTCGGTGCGCTCAGAGAAGAGCTGCACATTTTTGCTAAGAAGCGCGGCGCCATGGTCGGCAACATCACCATCGAGGACAGCGGCGACACGATCGACTGCCGCAAGATGGGCAGCGGCGGCTACGCGATCCCCAGCATCTGCGAGCCCGACCGCGTGAAGTTCGGCACGTGCGAGGCCGACTTCGTGCTGCACGTCGAGAAGGACACCGTGTGGCAGCGCTTCAACGAGGACCGCTTCTGGAAGACGCACAACTGCATCCTGACCGAGGGCAGCGGCCAGCCCCCCCGCGGCGTGCGCCGCCTGCTGCACCGCCTCAACAAGGAACTCGGCCTGCCGATCATCTGCCTGCTCGACTGCGACCCGTGGGGGCACTACATCTACAGCGTCATCAAGCAGGGCAGCATCTCGCTCGCCTTCGAGAGCGAGCGGCTGGCGATCCCCGACGCGAAGTTCCTGGGCATTCGTTCCAATGACTTCGAGCGGTGCAACCTGAGCGACAGCGTCCAGATCTCGCTGAACGATCGCGACATCGCCCGCGCGAAGCAGATCGCCGCCTACCCGTGGTTCAAGGACCACAAGGGCTGGCAGAAGGAGATCGCCAAGCTCTTGAAGAACGGCTTCAAGCTCGAGGTCGAGGCGCTCATCAACATCGACATCAGCTACGTCACCGAGACGTACGTGCCCGAGCGGCTGGCGGCGGAGGATTGGTTGGACTGA
- a CDS encoding zinc-binding dehydrogenase, protein MNALVCTAQSKTVAPNIEHQTDWPDLEPTPAGHAKLRTLCSALNHMDLWVGMGIPGVDLTWPRVSGCDACAVVEEVGEGVDPAWVGRRVIVNAAVEVPPRERPSDPPGSTLAPDYELIGEHHHGMHRQFFHAPATHLADLGPNDTSDIDPVQAAAFGLTALTAWSMMVTKGGLRAGQSVLVTGIGGGVATSAMQIAKHFGCPVVVTSRHQWKIDKALEMGADHGVLDKGDDWSRDVRSWTGKRGVDMAVDSIGKATHLPCIKSLARGGAYVTPGCTTGPDATTDLARIFWNQLRVLGSTMGTPAEFREVASLFKAGALKPVVDQVFKATDGRAAYERLEAQEQLGKIVIDWR, encoded by the coding sequence ATGAACGCCCTCGTCTGCACCGCACAGTCCAAGACCGTAGCCCCAAACATCGAACACCAGACCGACTGGCCCGACCTCGAGCCCACGCCCGCCGGTCACGCGAAGCTGCGCACGCTGTGCAGCGCGCTCAACCACATGGATTTGTGGGTTGGCATGGGCATCCCGGGCGTCGATCTCACTTGGCCCCGTGTCAGCGGCTGCGACGCGTGCGCGGTCGTTGAGGAAGTGGGGGAGGGCGTCGATCCCGCCTGGGTTGGCCGCCGCGTCATCGTCAACGCCGCCGTCGAAGTCCCGCCGCGTGAGCGGCCGAGCGATCCGCCCGGCAGCACGCTCGCGCCCGACTACGAGCTCATCGGCGAGCACCACCACGGCATGCACCGCCAGTTCTTCCACGCCCCGGCTACGCATCTGGCTGATCTTGGCCCCAACGACACGAGCGACATTGATCCTGTGCAGGCCGCCGCGTTCGGCCTCACCGCGCTCACGGCGTGGAGCATGATGGTCACCAAGGGTGGCCTTCGCGCAGGCCAGTCGGTGCTCGTCACCGGCATCGGCGGCGGCGTGGCGACGAGTGCGATGCAGATCGCCAAGCACTTCGGCTGTCCCGTCGTCGTCACCAGCCGCCACCAGTGGAAGATCGACAAGGCCCTGGAGATGGGCGCCGACCACGGCGTCTTGGACAAGGGCGATGACTGGTCGCGCGACGTCCGATCCTGGACCGGCAAGCGCGGCGTCGACATGGCCGTCGACAGCATCGGCAAGGCCACCCACCTGCCCTGCATCAAGAGCCTCGCCCGCGGCGGCGCCTACGTCACCCCCGGCTGCACCACCGGCCCCGACGCCACCACCGACCTCGCCCGCATCTTCTGGAACCAGCTCCGCGTCCTCGGCTCGACCATGGGCACCCCCGCCGAGTTCCGCGAGGTCGCGAGCCTCTTCAAGGCCGGTGCGCTGAAGCCAGTGGTCGATCAGGTCTTCAAGGCCACCGACGGCCGCGCGGCGTACGAGCGGCTGGAGGCGCAGGAGCAGCTCGGCAAGATTGTGATCGACTGGCGGTAA
- the rplS gene encoding 50S ribosomal protein L19: MSLSNPKSQQAILESIAQDHVKTDVPRMDIGDTIQVHVRIVEGERERTQVYTGVIIGRKGRGVNESITVRRVVDDIGIERTWPLNSPLIAKFEVVRRADARRAKLYFLRDRVGKKRRLRDRRRGMKHVEGLKTVQK; the protein is encoded by the coding sequence ATGTCGCTTTCCAACCCCAAGAGCCAACAGGCCATCCTGGAGTCGATCGCCCAGGACCACGTCAAGACCGACGTCCCCCGCATGGACATCGGCGACACCATCCAGGTGCACGTCCGGATCGTCGAGGGCGAGCGTGAGCGCACGCAGGTCTACACGGGCGTCATCATCGGCCGCAAGGGCCGCGGCGTCAACGAGAGCATCACGGTCCGTCGCGTGGTCGACGACATCGGCATCGAGCGTACCTGGCCCCTGAACAGCCCGCTGATCGCCAAGTTCGAGGTCGTCCGCCGCGCCGACGCCCGCCGCGCCAAGCTCTACTTCCTTCGCGATCGCGTCGGCAAGAAGCGTCGCCTCCGCGACCGCCGCCGCGGCATGAAGCACGTCGAGGGCTTGAAGACGGTGCAGAAGTAG
- a CDS encoding tRNA (guanine(37)-N(1))-methyltransferase, whose product MRFDVLTTFPEMFGHEPPAAMAVSIPGRARAAGLVDWHAIDIREYAGNKHNKTDDRPFGGGPGMVMTCQPVYDAVMAAEAMDDRPAHRVLLSPQGRQLTQATVERLASMPRLLLICGHYEGLDERVIEKLEPEEISLGDYVLSGGELGAMVLMDAVIRQLPGVLGHEESAGQDSFGPAPDKDPNGDPLDARLAVELGIPEDARLLDCPHYTRPREWMGMAVPDVLLGGDHAAVARWRLEQRLARTRARRPDLLEPAGPDDTGSLAGEGPDA is encoded by the coding sequence ATGCGATTCGACGTCCTCACGACCTTCCCCGAGATGTTCGGCCACGAGCCGCCGGCGGCGATGGCCGTCAGCATCCCGGGCCGGGCGCGGGCTGCCGGGCTGGTCGACTGGCACGCCATCGACATCCGCGAGTACGCCGGCAACAAGCACAACAAGACCGACGATCGCCCCTTCGGCGGCGGCCCGGGAATGGTCATGACCTGCCAGCCCGTGTACGACGCCGTGATGGCGGCCGAAGCGATGGATGATCGCCCGGCCCACCGCGTGTTGCTCTCGCCCCAGGGCCGCCAACTCACACAAGCCACCGTCGAACGGCTGGCATCCATGCCCCGCCTGCTCCTGATCTGCGGCCACTACGAGGGCCTCGACGAGCGCGTCATCGAAAAGCTCGAACCCGAAGAGATCAGCCTGGGCGACTACGTCCTCAGCGGCGGCGAACTCGGGGCGATGGTGCTCATGGATGCCGTCATCCGCCAGCTCCCCGGCGTGCTGGGCCACGAGGAGTCCGCGGGCCAGGACAGCTTCGGCCCTGCGCCCGACAAGGACCCGAACGGCGACCCGCTCGATGCAAGGCTCGCCGTCGAGTTGGGCATCCCCGAGGACGCCCGATTGCTCGACTGCCCGCACTACACCCGGCCCCGAGAGTGGATGGGCATGGCCGTGCCGGACGTACTGCTGGGCGGCGACCACGCCGCCGTCGCCCGGTGGCGGCTCGAGCAGCGGCTGGCCCGCACCCGAGCGCGGCGGCCCGACCTGCTCGAGCCCGCAGGCCCCGATGACACGGGCTCCCTTGCAGGCGAGGGCCCCGACGCCTAA